In Streptomyces sp. NBC_01707, a genomic segment contains:
- the pruA gene encoding L-glutamate gamma-semialdehyde dehydrogenase, which translates to MDAVTQVPAPVNEPVHSYAPGSPERARLEAKLKELAENPIDLPMTIGGEKRMGGGERFDVVQPHNHKAVIGTFAGATEQDARDAIDAALDAAPAWRAMSFDDRAAIILRAAELLSGPWRETLAASTMLGQSKTAQQAEIDTPCELVDFWRFNVHYARQILAEQPPANSPGVWNRMDHRPLEGFVYAITPFNFTAIAGNLPTAPALMGNVVVWKPSPTQTHSAVLLMQLLEEAGLPKGVINLVTGDGIAVSEVALNHRDLAGIHFTGSTPTFQHLWKTVGNNIANYRTYPRLVGETGGKDFVVAHPSADRAVLKTALTRGSFEFQGQKCSASSRAYVPASIWNSGFKEEFAAEVDSITMGDVTDLSNFIGAVIDERAFAKNKAAIDRAKADDSCTVVAGGTYDDSVGYFVRPTVVECADPANEVFTTEYFGPILAVHVYEDDKYDEMLEQMESVSDYALTGSVISGDRAAAAYTMEKLRYAAGNFYINDKSTGAVVGQQPFGGGRASGTNDKAGAPQNLQRWTLTRAIKETLVPPTNYTYPHQG; encoded by the coding sequence ATGGACGCTGTGACCCAGGTCCCCGCGCCGGTCAACGAGCCGGTCCACTCCTACGCCCCGGGTTCCCCGGAGCGCGCCCGTCTGGAGGCGAAGCTCAAGGAGCTCGCCGAGAACCCGATCGACCTGCCGATGACCATCGGTGGCGAGAAGCGGATGGGTGGCGGCGAGCGTTTCGACGTCGTACAGCCGCACAACCACAAGGCCGTCATCGGTACGTTCGCCGGAGCCACCGAGCAGGACGCCCGGGACGCGATCGACGCCGCCCTCGACGCCGCCCCGGCGTGGCGTGCGATGTCGTTCGACGACCGCGCCGCGATCATCCTGCGCGCCGCCGAGCTGCTGTCGGGCCCCTGGCGCGAGACGCTGGCCGCCTCGACCATGCTCGGCCAGTCGAAGACCGCCCAGCAGGCCGAGATCGACACCCCGTGCGAGCTCGTCGACTTCTGGCGCTTCAACGTGCACTACGCGCGCCAGATCCTGGCCGAGCAGCCCCCGGCCAACTCCCCGGGTGTGTGGAACCGCATGGACCACCGCCCGCTGGAGGGCTTCGTCTACGCGATCACGCCGTTCAACTTCACGGCGATCGCGGGCAACCTGCCCACCGCCCCCGCTCTCATGGGCAACGTCGTGGTGTGGAAGCCGTCCCCGACGCAGACCCACTCCGCCGTGCTGCTGATGCAGCTCCTGGAGGAGGCCGGTCTGCCCAAGGGCGTCATCAACCTGGTGACCGGCGACGGCATCGCCGTCTCCGAGGTCGCCCTGAACCACCGCGACCTGGCCGGTATCCACTTCACCGGCTCGACCCCGACCTTCCAGCACCTGTGGAAGACGGTCGGCAACAACATCGCCAACTACCGCACCTACCCGCGTCTGGTCGGCGAGACCGGCGGCAAGGACTTCGTCGTCGCGCACCCCAGCGCCGACCGCGCCGTCCTGAAGACCGCGCTGACCCGTGGCTCCTTCGAGTTCCAGGGCCAGAAGTGCTCGGCCTCCTCCCGGGCGTACGTCCCGGCCTCCATCTGGAACTCCGGTTTCAAGGAGGAGTTCGCGGCCGAGGTCGACTCCATCACCATGGGTGACGTCACCGATCTGTCGAACTTCATCGGCGCCGTCATCGACGAGCGTGCGTTCGCCAAGAACAAGGCCGCGATCGACCGGGCCAAGGCCGATGATTCCTGCACCGTCGTCGCAGGTGGCACGTACGACGACTCGGTCGGCTACTTCGTCCGTCCGACGGTCGTCGAGTGTGCCGACCCGGCCAACGAGGTCTTCACGACCGAGTACTTCGGCCCGATCCTCGCGGTCCACGTGTACGAGGACGACAAGTACGACGAGATGCTGGAGCAGATGGAGTCGGTCTCCGACTACGCGCTGACCGGCTCGGTCATCTCGGGCGACCGCGCCGCGGCCGCGTACACGATGGAGAAGCTCCGCTACGCGGCGGGCAACTTCTACATCAACGACAAGTCGACCGGCGCCGTCGTCGGCCAGCAGCCCTTCGGTGGCGGCCGTGCCTCGGGCACGAACGACAAGGCGGGCGCCCCGCAGAACCTGCAGCGCTGGACGCTGACCCGCGCCATCAAGGAGACGCTGGTCCCGCCGACCAACTACACCTACCCCCACCAGGGCTGA
- a CDS encoding helix-turn-helix domain-containing protein, whose product MKGDYQELVDEISALLGAPATLENRDFGLVAFGAHDSDDDMAMDPVRTRSILTRRSTPAVRSWFEGFGIARATGPVRIPAAPEAGVFRGRICLPVRHRGVVLGYVWLLDADPGPTDGQLTAAMDVAARIGALLSDEARAGADLSREFGAVLTAGRGWQHDMAVAALREALGPDADGLHTVVCVTPWPDETPSARTVPSAAALSTVPSPAGAGTLSLAALIRLRSPDVLDPATAAADRLRTNAGRTATAGVALPRRGLPELAAAWHEASAAARAAAAESRFGPVADWSAIGPYRLLTALPPTPDTTPDPAVRPLLTPPHTDLARTAEVFLDCAGQASRTAAELGIHRQTLYYRLSRVEQLTGLDLNDGEDRLLLHLALKRARL is encoded by the coding sequence GTGAAGGGCGATTACCAGGAGCTGGTCGACGAGATCTCCGCGCTGCTCGGCGCCCCCGCGACACTGGAGAACAGGGACTTCGGCCTGGTCGCCTTCGGGGCGCACGACAGCGACGACGACATGGCGATGGACCCGGTCCGCACCCGGTCGATCCTCACCCGTCGCTCCACACCCGCGGTCCGCTCCTGGTTCGAGGGCTTCGGCATCGCCCGCGCCACCGGCCCGGTCCGCATCCCCGCCGCTCCGGAGGCCGGGGTGTTCCGCGGCCGTATCTGTCTGCCGGTACGCCATCGGGGTGTCGTCCTCGGGTACGTATGGCTGCTCGACGCGGACCCCGGACCGACCGACGGACAGCTGACCGCGGCGATGGACGTGGCGGCCAGGATCGGGGCGCTGCTCTCCGACGAGGCGCGGGCCGGCGCGGATCTGTCCCGGGAGTTCGGCGCGGTGCTGACAGCCGGCCGGGGCTGGCAGCACGACATGGCGGTGGCCGCGCTGCGGGAGGCGCTGGGCCCGGACGCGGACGGGCTGCACACGGTGGTGTGTGTGACCCCGTGGCCGGACGAGACCCCGTCGGCCCGTACGGTGCCGTCCGCGGCGGCACTGTCGACGGTCCCGTCACCGGCCGGGGCGGGCACCCTGTCGCTGGCCGCGCTGATCCGATTGCGCTCCCCCGACGTACTGGACCCGGCGACGGCGGCGGCGGACCGGTTGCGCACCAACGCAGGCCGGACCGCCACCGCCGGGGTCGCGCTCCCGCGCCGGGGCCTGCCGGAGCTGGCGGCGGCCTGGCACGAGGCCTCGGCGGCGGCCCGCGCGGCGGCTGCGGAGTCGCGCTTCGGCCCGGTCGCCGACTGGTCGGCCATCGGCCCGTACCGCCTGCTGACCGCACTCCCCCCGACGCCGGACACCACCCCGGACCCCGCGGTGCGCCCCCTGCTCACCCCGCCGCACACGGACCTGGCCCGCACCGCCGAGGTGTTCCTCGACTGCGCGGGCCAGGCGAGCCGCACGGCGGCCGAACTCGGCATCCACCGCCAGACGCTGTACTACCGGCTGTCCCGGGTCGAGCAGCTCACCGGTCTGGATCTGAACGACGGAGAGGACCGGCTGCTGCTGCACCTGGCCCTGAAGAGGGCGCGACTCTGA
- a CDS encoding lysophospholipid acyltransferase family protein: MTTLERTDGQGVPSVLPVRSRLSAAVRRGLWWGVLSLTGGVERRGRLPRGGCVVVANHSSHADTAALLAALDARHTPAIGAAADYWFGSPWRRRICRRLAAGFPVRRSGGGMDDLLSMADELRAGRAVVLFPEGTRGRNGELGSFHRGALVLAERAGVPVVPVGIGGTDRLLPKHGRLRSSLVRVAIGDPLPPTVTPEKARDAVVALHACTTAEPLRDSVTRRRVAAVVTSRWGLPLAFCWAAAEALSWPLMPELLLAVACAAVPRTALKMSLGALAGSLAGGLLAVQLTSVGVQLPAPLTTERMRAEVRHELALEGASAVRHQPWNGIPFKVYGAEAGRAGTGTAEWLAASATARGSRTLTVGLGFAGFGLLMRRHRRQYGGYLVLLGCGFAAGLSLIVHGWH, translated from the coding sequence ATGACGACGCTCGAGCGCACCGACGGCCAGGGTGTCCCGTCCGTGCTCCCGGTACGCTCCCGCCTTTCCGCCGCGGTCCGCCGCGGCCTGTGGTGGGGGGTCCTCAGCCTCACCGGCGGGGTGGAGCGGCGGGGCCGACTGCCGCGGGGCGGCTGTGTGGTGGTCGCCAACCACTCCTCGCACGCCGACACGGCCGCGCTGCTCGCAGCGCTCGACGCCCGGCACACCCCGGCGATCGGGGCTGCGGCGGACTACTGGTTCGGCTCGCCTTGGCGGCGCCGGATCTGCCGCAGGCTCGCGGCCGGGTTCCCGGTGCGGCGCAGCGGCGGCGGGATGGACGATCTGCTGTCCATGGCGGACGAGCTGCGGGCAGGCCGGGCGGTCGTCCTCTTCCCCGAGGGCACCCGTGGCAGGAACGGCGAGCTCGGCTCGTTCCACCGGGGTGCGCTGGTGCTGGCGGAGCGGGCGGGGGTTCCGGTCGTGCCGGTGGGGATCGGCGGGACGGACCGGCTGCTGCCCAAGCACGGGCGGCTGCGTTCGTCGCTGGTCCGGGTGGCGATCGGCGATCCGCTGCCCCCGACGGTCACCCCGGAGAAGGCCCGTGACGCGGTCGTGGCGCTGCACGCGTGTACGACGGCCGAGCCGTTGCGGGATTCGGTGACGCGGCGCCGGGTGGCGGCGGTCGTCACGTCGCGGTGGGGTCTGCCGCTCGCGTTCTGCTGGGCGGCGGCGGAGGCGCTGAGCTGGCCGCTGATGCCGGAGCTGCTGCTTGCGGTGGCGTGCGCGGCGGTGCCGCGCACGGCATTGAAGATGTCCCTCGGCGCGCTCGCGGGCAGCCTGGCGGGCGGCCTGCTCGCCGTCCAACTGACCTCCGTGGGAGTGCAGTTGCCGGCACCTTTGACCACGGAGCGGATGCGGGCCGAGGTCCGGCACGAGCTGGCGCTCGAGGGGGCCTCGGCGGTGCGCCACCAGCCGTGGAACGGCATCCCGTTCAAGGTGTACGGCGCCGAGGCGGGCCGGGCCGGGACCGGGACGGCGGAGTGGCTCGCCGCGTCGGCGACGGCGCGTGGTTCACGGACTCTGACGGTGGGACTGGGCTTCGCCGGGTTCGGGCTGCTGATGCGGCGTCACCGGCGGCAGTACGGAGGGTATCTGGTACTGCTCGGCTGCGGGTTCGCGGCCGGACTGTCGCTCATCGTGCATGGCTGGCACTGA
- a CDS encoding glycoside hydrolase family 97 protein, with amino-acid sequence MLLTVDARAAEAGWTVRDRPDGPTAELRLDRASGALDLSVSRAGETVLAPSPVGIVTERADLSTGLSFLGRSDRTVREHYRTAAGKTRNRTVHMREARFRFRTGAGARLDVVVRASADGVAYRYDLPGGTGDVLREASAFTLPEGSSAWLGDYRKDNENLFNAYTAAGAPAGEYMMQALFRTGSSYALVAESDLTGSYSGARLAHDAGSSTYRVKLWDAQVQTTGALTTPWRAVVTGDLATVTESTFTDDLAPASKVRDSSWIKPGRALWTWLAGGRPAGQSLEMQKGYVDYAAARHWPYTVVDAGWYFDPAQWDVTDPDWQTHSWIPELVRYGKEKGVGIQVWIHHRDLDTAEERAQWLPTLEKWGVKGVKIDFMDSEAQETFQWYDRILPETAAHHLLVNFHGSTIPKGIQRTWPHVMSLEGVNGEEKKANTAQHLTTLPFTRNVIGSMDFTPGAFQRPNRPNAGSDASELGLSVLYESGIQNLAGTPESYEARPEARHFLEQLPDAWDSTRLLAGEPGSSAVLGRRSGDRWFIGGVYAGAAHTAEVPLRIGSGRWLVETLTDGPAGPVRTARTVRGGDALSVDVVSDGGFAAVACRWSPGRTSCDR; translated from the coding sequence ATGCTGCTCACCGTCGACGCGCGCGCCGCGGAGGCCGGATGGACGGTACGGGACAGACCTGACGGGCCCACCGCCGAACTGCGGCTGGACCGGGCGAGCGGGGCACTGGACCTGTCCGTCTCCCGCGCCGGTGAGACCGTGCTCGCCCCCTCGCCCGTCGGTATCGTCACCGAACGGGCCGACCTCTCCACCGGCCTGTCGTTCCTCGGCCGCAGCGACCGTACGGTCCGCGAGCACTACCGAACCGCCGCGGGCAAGACCCGCAACCGCACCGTACACATGCGTGAGGCACGCTTCCGCTTCCGCACCGGGGCGGGCGCCCGGCTCGACGTGGTCGTGCGGGCGTCGGCCGACGGGGTCGCGTACCGGTACGACCTGCCGGGCGGCACGGGCGACGTACTGCGGGAGGCCTCGGCGTTCACCCTGCCCGAGGGCTCCTCCGCCTGGCTCGGCGACTACCGCAAGGACAACGAGAACCTGTTCAACGCGTACACGGCGGCCGGCGCCCCGGCCGGCGAGTACATGATGCAGGCACTGTTCCGTACCGGGAGCAGCTATGCCCTGGTCGCCGAGTCCGATCTCACCGGCAGCTACTCCGGGGCCCGACTGGCCCACGACGCGGGGTCCTCCACCTACCGCGTCAAGCTCTGGGACGCGCAGGTGCAGACAACCGGTGCGCTCACCACCCCGTGGCGCGCCGTGGTCACCGGCGACCTGGCGACCGTCACCGAGTCGACGTTCACGGACGACCTCGCCCCGGCGTCCAAGGTCCGCGACTCCTCCTGGATCAAGCCCGGCCGGGCCCTGTGGACCTGGCTGGCCGGCGGCCGTCCGGCGGGACAGAGCCTGGAGATGCAGAAGGGATACGTCGACTACGCGGCCGCCCGCCACTGGCCGTACACCGTCGTCGACGCCGGTTGGTACTTCGACCCGGCGCAGTGGGACGTCACCGACCCCGACTGGCAGACCCACAGCTGGATCCCGGAACTGGTGCGTTACGGAAAGGAGAAGGGCGTGGGCATCCAGGTCTGGATCCATCACCGCGACCTCGACACCGCCGAGGAGCGGGCCCAGTGGCTGCCGACGCTGGAGAAGTGGGGCGTCAAGGGCGTGAAGATCGACTTCATGGACTCGGAGGCGCAGGAGACGTTCCAGTGGTACGACCGGATCCTCCCGGAGACGGCGGCCCACCACCTCCTGGTCAACTTCCACGGTTCCACGATCCCCAAGGGCATCCAGCGCACCTGGCCGCACGTCATGTCGCTGGAGGGCGTCAACGGTGAGGAGAAGAAGGCGAACACCGCCCAGCACCTGACCACGCTCCCCTTCACGCGCAACGTGATCGGCTCCATGGACTTCACGCCCGGCGCCTTCCAACGCCCGAACCGGCCCAACGCGGGCTCCGACGCGAGCGAGTTGGGGCTCTCCGTCCTGTACGAGTCCGGCATCCAGAACCTGGCGGGCACACCCGAGTCGTACGAGGCACGCCCGGAGGCCCGGCACTTCCTGGAGCAGCTGCCGGACGCCTGGGACAGTACGCGGCTGCTGGCCGGGGAGCCGGGGAGCAGTGCGGTGCTGGGCCGCCGGTCCGGCGACAGGTGGTTCATCGGCGGTGTGTACGCGGGTGCGGCGCACACCGCCGAGGTGCCGCTGCGGATCGGATCCGGACGCTGGCTGGTCGAGACGCTGACGGACGGACCGGCGGGACCGGTGCGCACGGCCCGTACCGTGCGGGGCGGCGACGCGCTGTCGGTGGATGTGGTTTCCGACGGCGGCTTCGCCGCGGTGGCCTGCCGCTGGTCCCCGGGCCGTACCTCCTGCGACCGCTGA
- a CDS encoding proline dehydrogenase family protein — protein sequence MLAPVILAASRSDKMRRFISAAPGTKQVVDRFIAGETVEQVVPIIKDATGKGLEVTLDVVGEDITTPEQATAARDAYLELIDRLKDLGLGTRAEMSIKLSMFGQALEGGHEMALANVRPVVEAAAAIGTTVTLDAEDHTTLDSMFAIHEELRKDFPQTGCVIQAYLFRTEDDARRLAAAGSRVRIVKGAYKEPASVAYQDKAEIDKAYVRILKTLMEGEGYPMIGSHDPRLIAIAQELARKAGRKLDEYEFQMLYGIRSDEHVRLAAEGHRMRVYTAYGTDWYGYFMRRLAEKPANLLFFARSILTKG from the coding sequence GTGCTGGCTCCCGTGATCCTCGCTGCGTCGCGCAGTGACAAGATGCGCCGTTTCATCTCGGCCGCTCCGGGGACCAAGCAGGTCGTCGACCGGTTCATCGCCGGCGAGACGGTCGAGCAGGTCGTCCCGATCATCAAGGACGCCACCGGGAAGGGCCTCGAGGTCACCCTCGACGTCGTCGGCGAGGACATCACGACGCCGGAGCAGGCCACCGCCGCGCGCGACGCGTACCTGGAGCTGATCGACCGCCTGAAGGACCTCGGCCTGGGCACCAGGGCCGAGATGTCCATCAAGCTCTCGATGTTCGGCCAGGCGCTTGAGGGCGGCCACGAGATGGCGCTCGCCAACGTCCGCCCGGTCGTCGAGGCCGCCGCCGCGATCGGCACCACGGTCACCCTGGACGCCGAGGACCACACCACTCTCGACTCGATGTTCGCCATCCACGAGGAGCTGCGGAAGGACTTCCCGCAGACCGGCTGTGTCATCCAGGCCTACCTGTTCCGCACCGAGGACGACGCCCGCCGCCTCGCCGCCGCCGGCAGCCGGGTCCGCATCGTGAAGGGCGCCTACAAGGAGCCCGCCTCCGTGGCGTACCAGGACAAGGCCGAGATCGACAAGGCGTACGTCCGCATCCTGAAGACCCTCATGGAGGGCGAGGGCTACCCGATGATCGGGTCCCACGACCCGAGGCTCATCGCCATCGCGCAGGAGCTCGCCCGCAAGGCCGGGCGCAAACTGGACGAGTACGAGTTCCAGATGCTCTACGGGATCCGCAGCGACGAGCACGTCCGGCTCGCGGCCGAGGGCCACCGGATGCGTGTCTACACCGCGTACGGCACCGACTGGTACGGCTACTTCATGCGCCGCCTCGCGGAGAAGCCGGCCAACCTGCTGTTCTTCGCCCGCTCCATCCTCACCAAGGGCTGA
- a CDS encoding PLP-dependent aminotransferase family protein, which translates to MSESWVNSAERIGSDLLLELAGPGSRRAVLIRALRDAVRAGRLPPGTRLPPYRSLAADLGLARNTVADAYAELVAEGWLTARQGSGTRVAHRAPAATPARIPKKAPSRPAPPVHNLRQGQPDAASFPRTAWLAASRRAVNAAPNDAFGPGDPQGRVELRRALSGYLARVRGVHCSPERIVICSGFAHALRLLFGGGVLRGPLAVESYGLGFHRSLLVAAGVRTVPLTLDEHGARTGELTGLPGVRSVLLTPAHQFPTGGPLHPERRTAVVDWARTRGGLVLEDDYDGEFRYDREPVSAVQGLGPDRVVHLGSVSKSLSPAIRLGWMVLPEHLVGAVLAAKGEREGWASVLDQLALADFIESGHYDRHIRRMRQRYRHRRDQLVAALAAHAPHITPTGVAAGLHAVLRLPPGTERSTVKAAAWQGLGLDPLADFRHPAATMPAEDGLVVGYATPPDHAYGAALEALCRALPPPPGA; encoded by the coding sequence ATGTCGGAATCATGGGTCAATTCGGCGGAGCGGATCGGCAGTGACCTGCTGCTGGAGCTGGCAGGTCCGGGCAGTCGCCGGGCCGTTCTCATCCGCGCGCTGCGCGACGCGGTCCGGGCGGGACGGCTGCCGCCCGGCACCCGGCTGCCGCCGTACCGCTCGCTCGCCGCCGACCTCGGCCTGGCCCGTAACACCGTCGCCGACGCCTACGCCGAACTGGTCGCCGAGGGCTGGCTGACCGCCCGTCAGGGGTCCGGCACCCGGGTCGCGCACCGCGCCCCTGCCGCCACCCCTGCCCGGATCCCGAAGAAGGCGCCGTCCCGCCCGGCCCCGCCCGTGCACAACCTTCGCCAAGGGCAGCCGGACGCCGCGTCCTTCCCTCGTACCGCATGGCTCGCGGCCTCCCGCCGCGCCGTGAACGCCGCGCCGAACGACGCCTTCGGCCCGGGTGACCCACAGGGCCGCGTCGAGCTGCGCCGTGCGCTGTCCGGCTATCTGGCGCGTGTCCGCGGGGTGCACTGCTCCCCCGAACGGATCGTGATCTGCTCCGGCTTCGCGCACGCCCTCCGGCTGCTGTTCGGCGGCGGCGTGCTGCGCGGCCCACTGGCGGTGGAGTCGTACGGGCTCGGTTTCCACCGTTCGCTGCTGGTCGCAGCCGGGGTACGTACGGTCCCGCTGACGCTCGACGAACACGGGGCCCGTACCGGCGAGTTGACCGGACTGCCGGGCGTACGGAGTGTGCTGCTCACCCCGGCCCACCAGTTCCCGACGGGCGGTCCGCTGCACCCGGAGCGGCGTACCGCCGTGGTCGACTGGGCCCGTACCCGTGGCGGTCTGGTCCTGGAGGACGACTACGACGGGGAGTTCCGGTACGACCGTGAGCCGGTGAGCGCCGTCCAGGGCCTCGGTCCGGACCGGGTCGTCCACCTCGGCTCCGTCAGCAAGAGCCTCTCCCCCGCCATTCGTCTGGGCTGGATGGTGCTGCCCGAGCATCTCGTCGGTGCCGTGCTGGCCGCCAAGGGGGAACGCGAGGGCTGGGCGAGCGTCCTGGACCAGCTCGCGCTCGCCGACTTCATCGAATCCGGCCACTACGACCGGCACATCCGCCGGATGCGGCAGCGCTACCGGCACCGCCGTGACCAGCTGGTCGCCGCCCTGGCCGCACACGCCCCGCACATCACGCCCACCGGCGTCGCCGCCGGACTGCACGCCGTCCTGCGACTGCCGCCCGGCACCGAACGCTCCACCGTCAAGGCCGCCGCCTGGCAGGGTCTCGGCCTGGACCCACTCGCCGACTTCCGTCATCCGGCCGCCACCATGCCCGCCGAGGACGGTCTGGTGGTGGGCTATGCGACGCCGCCGGACCATGCCTACGGCGCGGCCCTGGAGGCGCTGTGCCGGGCCCTGCCACCACCGCCCGGCGCCTGA
- a CDS encoding TetR/AcrR family transcriptional regulator, with product MGHREDLLEGAKRCLLEKGYARTTARDIVAASGTNLASIGYHYGSKEALLNLAFLKVTEEWGELLTKQPDDAGRDDGSPRAPLDQFRDVWEQVIGSYERTRAVWQLQMEVVSRVDSDPELQKALAGPQREGRNGLAENMLGIDPETDPERARVAGLFCQALLAGVMVQWMIDRDSAPSAQDLTDGLKAVLEGRVS from the coding sequence ATGGGACACCGTGAGGATCTGCTCGAAGGCGCCAAGCGCTGCCTGCTGGAGAAGGGGTACGCCCGGACGACGGCCCGCGACATCGTCGCGGCCTCCGGCACCAACCTCGCCTCCATCGGTTACCACTACGGCTCCAAGGAGGCCCTGCTCAACCTCGCCTTCCTCAAGGTGACGGAGGAATGGGGCGAGTTGCTCACCAAGCAGCCGGACGATGCCGGGCGCGACGACGGTTCCCCCCGGGCGCCTCTCGACCAGTTCCGCGACGTCTGGGAGCAGGTGATCGGCAGCTACGAACGGACACGGGCCGTCTGGCAACTCCAGATGGAGGTCGTGTCCCGGGTCGACTCCGACCCCGAGCTGCAGAAGGCCCTGGCGGGCCCGCAGCGCGAAGGCCGGAACGGGCTCGCCGAGAACATGCTGGGCATCGACCCGGAGACCGACCCGGAGCGGGCGCGGGTCGCCGGGCTGTTCTGTCAGGCGCTGCTGGCAGGTGTGATGGTGCAGTGGATGATCGACCGCGACTCGGCGCCGTCGGCGCAGGACCTGACGGACGGGCTGAAGGCGGTGCTCGAGGGACGGGTGTCGTAG
- a CDS encoding carboxymuconolactone decarboxylase family protein produces the protein MTNTEAVTRTARVDFAKAAPKAFRALIGFDAAARQGLDPSLVELVQIRSSQLNGCAYCLHMHTKDARKAGESEERLHMVAVWPEAAHFFTEKEQAALALTEAVTLVSRGGVPDDVYARAAAHFDEPELAGLLALIFTINTWNRIALSTAKVAGTDERGAR, from the coding sequence ATGACGAACACCGAAGCAGTCACCCGAACCGCCCGAGTCGACTTCGCCAAGGCCGCCCCGAAGGCGTTCAGGGCCCTCATCGGCTTCGACGCCGCGGCGCGGCAGGGCCTGGACCCGTCGCTCGTCGAACTGGTGCAGATCCGGTCCTCCCAGCTCAACGGGTGCGCGTACTGCCTGCACATGCACACCAAGGACGCCCGCAAGGCGGGTGAGAGCGAGGAGCGGCTGCACATGGTCGCCGTCTGGCCGGAGGCCGCCCACTTCTTCACGGAGAAGGAACAGGCGGCACTCGCGCTCACCGAGGCCGTCACCCTGGTCTCCCGCGGCGGCGTCCCGGACGACGTCTACGCCCGCGCGGCGGCCCACTTCGACGAGCCCGAACTGGCCGGGCTGCTGGCCCTGATCTTCACGATCAACACCTGGAACCGCATCGCCCTGAGCACCGCGAAGGTGGCCGGTACGGATGAGCGGGGGGCCCGCTGA